The Miscanthus floridulus cultivar M001 chromosome 17, ASM1932011v1, whole genome shotgun sequence genome has a window encoding:
- the LOC136514753 gene encoding uncharacterized protein — protein MKTGFKTIDNTGRAGPIPSQKAQKRLDDYRQLVSYENSQELDGKALHIVGNGMKHGRVPIGDGAVDKAIVLIHSKSVGFKPINPTDYDRVLKENEQLKETNGILFEENSVNRALIMTMYSDFGREPPAELLRRLESIDARRQHGYKFY, from the exons ATGAAAACGGGATTCAAAACTATAGACAACACTGGAAGGGCTGGTCCCATCCCCAGCCAGAAAGCGCAAAAACGCTTG GATGACTACAGACAACTAGTTTCATATGAGAATTCACAAGAATTGGATGGAAAGGCGCTGCACATTGTAGGAAACGGGATGAAGCATGGGCGTGTTCCAATAGGCGATGGTGCTGTGGACAAGGCAATTGTTCTAATACATAGTAAATCAGTAGGTTTTAAGCCAATCAATCCTACTGATTATGATAGGGTGCTCAAAGAAAATGAGCAGCTAAAAGAGACTAATGGGATActctttgaagaaaatagtgttaaTCGTGCGTTGATCATG ACAATGTATTCTGATTTTGGAAGAGAACCACCTGCAGAGCTGTTGCGGCGTCTAGAAAGTATTGATGCGCGTCGTCAACATGGTTACAAATTTTACTGA